The Rufibacter sp. DG15C region ATTACAAACACCACCATAGACGCGAAGGCCGCGCCACTAATGCCATACTCTGGGATTAACAAGTAATTGGTATAGGCCACCAAGACCATCATGAGGATGTTGAAATACAGGTCATAGCGGTACTTGTTGCTTGTGAGCAAAATCATACCGTTAATTCCCGTAGCCAAATCAAACAGTCGGCTGAGGCCCATAAACAGAATCACGTACTTTCCTTGGCTGAAGTCCTTGGGCATAATCGCGAAGATGTTGTCCACGTTGCACCAAATGCCCAAAAAGAGCAGGAAGCCAATCACCATGTTCACGCGGGTCATCTGGCGGTAAAGCCCTTTCAACCCTGTCATGTTGCTAGCTTTAAAATAGTCTGCTACTTGGGGGTAGACAATCTTATTGAGGCTCCTGGACGGCACCATAATGGCCGAGGTGATGAAGTAGCCGGTGGTATAATAGGCTACCCCGTCCAAACCCAGATAATGGGCTATCATGCCTGTGTCAATAAAGCTGATAATGGAGGAGGAGACGTTGCCTAAAAACGAGAAGAGGCCGTATTGCACCACTTCGCGCATGGGTACAACTTGGAACATATTGCGGTTGGGCCGTACAAAAAACTGCCGGAGCCACAGCAAATACACAATGCTCACAAACGTCACTGCCGAGTTCGCCCCGATGAACAGCACCAGAAACCACTGAAAATCTACCCAGCCCCAGGCATAGCATAGCACCGCAGCCAGCATCAACACCCGCTCTAAAAAATCTTTTAAAAACGACTGTACCACCGTCTTATACAAAGACCGCAAATACGCATCCAGCAAGATGAAGAGGAGCGTGAAGAAGCTGAGCGGAATGATGTAATAATAATAATCAACGGCCAGCGGCGAGTTCTTTCCGAAATAGTCTACCACTGCCGGCTTCATCAGCAAGAACAAGACCGTCACAACCGCAAATCCCGCCATCGGGATTAAGAGCATCAGGAACAGAAAGCCGTTGTGCTTTTTGTCCCGGTCTCTAAAGTAGGGGAAGTATTTGGCGCTGATGTTGGTGAAGCCCAGTGCCGCAAACTGGGCATAAATAGCCGCCACCGATAGCAGGAAACGCGTCAGGCCCAGCTCATGGTCATCTGGAATGAGGTTCGGGAAAAGCACTACCAGGTTCACATATCCAATAATCATCCCTGCGTAAGAGATGATGGAGTTCAGGAAACCCTGCTTACGGATAGTGTCCATGGAGGCGAATAGATCGTTTTTAGGCTATTTTCTTGAAACTAGGCCAAAAACGACCCAGATAGAAGGGGCAAAAATAACAGCTTCTGCCGGGGCAATTGCTATGTCAGTGAAAATAGACGATTTACACCTAGTATTTCAGGAGTGGAGGGTCACCGCTTGCTGAGCAGTGAGAAACTGAGAGCCTCTTTTTTGCACGTACTGCGTGATTTCCCTGAACAGTTCCAAGCCTTGGGGCAGCGCGTAGGGCGTGAAATTCTCATTATGCCAGAGCAGGGTAAACACCCCATGGAACTTCTCAATCTCCTGCAGCATGGGCGTAAGGGCAGGCATCACTTCCTCTGGTTTCAATTGCAAGTAGTTGGGATGGTTTAAGGTGATGTCCATCAGGTTGAGGGGCAGTTCCCACACGCCGCTCATCTGCCGTTTTTTAAAATCAAACAGCCTAAACGGATGGCAGTAGCTGTTCCTGAACCCAAACCGTTCAGGAAAGCCCAGACTGCTGTCGTAGTGTATATTAGTTTCCTCTAGAACCTCTAATGACTTCACAGGGTCAAAGCGTAGGTAATGAAACCGGTTGCCTTGAACAGATTGCCCAATTTTCTCCCGCTCTTGCTTCAGTTGACGGGCTTTATGGCTGCTTCCGTGACTACCGTGCAGGGCAATCTCATGACCTGCGCTTTTCAGTCTTTTTATTTCATTTTGAATTTTAGGAGAGGCAATGTCATAATCAGCGTTTGGGTGGCCTTGGTAAGGTGATTTTTCTGGGAGGAAGAAGAAGGTGCCTTTGGCGTTGAGCGCCAGAAGCTCTTTTTCCACCTGGGGCAGGTTGAACCACGCGTCTTGGCCTTTCAGATGCTTGAGGTAGAGTTGCAGGAAGAGCTTAATGTTCCCTTTTTGCAAGGCGGGTTTGCCGGCTACCTTCCAGGCAGTTTGGCAGTAGTCAACGTCATGCGTGAGGCAGGTGGCAAACGGTTTCCCGTCCCAAAGCTTGGGTTCTATCTTTTGGCCGTAGGCTACTTCTAAGGCTTCCCGAAGGACGCCAAAGTAATAGTTAACCAATGGCTTGGTGATGAACCGGTGCCGGGCCTGGAGCGAGGCTTTGAAAGGGAACCTTCCAAACTGATCGCGGTCCTTGCCGTAGTATTCCTGCCATCCGCTCAAGAGGTAAAACGCCGAGGCGATGACGTCATACGGCACAATCACCTGGCCTTGCGTATTCTGGAAGAACCAAGGCTGGTCAATGGCCTCGTCGAAGAAAAGGGGGAGTTTGGTGCCGCGCCATTCCTTCCAAACCACTTGCACAGGCTGGGCCTGCTGGCGCTCAAAAAAGGTGCTGGTGGTCTGCGTAATCTGGATGCGGCTCTGGCCGTCATGCCCATAGCTTATCTCTAAGGTAGCAGGCAGATGGTACAGTTTCCTAAAATGAAAGAGGACGTACTCAAAAAGGATATTCACGGTCAGAAAACGATACGCCTCTGGATATTGGTATGCGTTTTAGAGCTACTTTCTGGTAAACAGCCCGAAAACGGCGCTTAGGACACTAACAGCCTGGATAATTTTTCTGTGAGCGCCCGGCGCGAATACTGGGTGTAATTAATGAAAGGCAGGTCCAGGTTCGGGTTGATTTTCCAGGTCTTGCTCATCTGCATGAGGTGGTCAGTCATCAGTTCATAGCCCGAGTAATGGAACACCCGGCCCGCGCCGCATTCGTCAATGATTCTATCAGCGTCGCCGTGGATAGGCCCGATGCAGATGATGGGTTTGTTGGCGGCCAGGTACTCAAACAGCTTGCCCGTCAGAATCCCAAAGTTGTTGGGCACGTCCGGTATCGCCATTAGTAGCACGGTGCTGGACATGAGGTATTTGATGGACTCGTCATGCGGCACAAAGTCAATGTACTCCGTAATGAGCGGCAGGCTGGCGCCTTCAATCTGCTTTTTGATGCCCTCCGAGACCTTGCCTACAAACCGCAGTTTGTACCTAATGAACGGGTTGCGGGTCACGGTATCGCAGAGCGCCTGGAAGAAACCTTCCACGTTGTAGGCTTCGGTGAGCGTGCCGGTGTAGGTGATGATGAACTCCTCAGAAGAAGGCGTGGAAGGGTGCACAAAGTCAGCCTCGTCGTAGCCGTTGGGAATCACGTGTATCTTGTTGGGGTTGAGCGCAGCGGATTTCTTGAGGAACAGGCGCTTCATGTCATCACTCACTACAATAACTTCATCCGCGTTCTCTAAGACCTCGCGCTCGTATTTGGCGTCCAGCTTTTGGGCCAGCGCGGTGTGGTTCAGGTCCTGGTAATAGTAAATGTCGGTCCAGGGGTCGCGCATGTCGGCAATCCAACGCAGGCCGTGCTTTTGTTTGAGCTTAAGGCCAATCAACTGGGTGGAATGCGGCGGGCTGGACGTGACCACCGCTTTGATGTCCTTGCGCTTCATGACCTTGGTGGCAGCGTCTAGGGCAAAGCGGTTCCAGCCAATGCGCGGGTCGGGGATGAACAAGTTTCCGCGCAGGAACTTGAAAAGCTTCTGCTTCCAGTTCTCTCTGCCGGTGTTCGCGAAGCCGCCAAACGGAATGTCTTTTTTGCCGGTAATCTTTTTATAGAACTCAAACGGCTCACGCGTGGCGGTTTTAATCACTTGCACGCTGGCCGGTATCTCGCCCTCCAGAGAATGGTCTAAAATAGGGTAGGAGGCCTGTTTTTCATCTACAGTGATGACCGTAGGCGTAATCCCAAACTCTGGTAAATGCTTTACAAACTTAAGACAGCGCTGTACCCCAGCCCCACCCGAGGGCGGCCAGTAATACGTCATGAACAACACGTTTTGAGCGGCAGTTTTGTCAGCAGATTCCAAAGGCAATGGTCTTAACTTTTAGTCTGGTAGAAGAACAGGTTTCGTTTTTGGATTGTTTTCCGGGAAAAAGGCCAAAAACGGTTTCTTATTGTTACACGTTTAGAAACCTCCGAATATACGCGTCTGTATTGAAAAGATGGTGAACTTGCCGAAATTCTGCGTATTTTTGTAGTTACTGACACTAGATAATCACCTAACTCAGCCATATAAACCACATGTTTGAGAATTTAAGTACCAAGCTAGACCGCGCCTTTAAAACCCTTAAGGGCCAAGGCAGCATCACTGAAATCAACGTTGCCCAGACCATCAAAGAAGTTCGTCGCGCCTTGGTGGACGCTGACGTGAACTACAAGGTGGCCAAGACCGTGACCGACAAAATCAAGGACGAGGCCATGGGCCGCGACGTTCTCATTGCTGTGTCACCAGGCCAGTTGATGGTGAAGATTGTGCACGAAGAACTCACCGAACTAATGGGCGGCGAGAAGAAGGACATCAACATCACTGGTTCACCAGCTATCATATTAATCGCCGGTCTTCAGGGTTCTGGTAAGACTACCTTCACAGGTAAGCTTTCTAACTTCTTGAAAAAACAAGGCAAAGGCGTTCTGGTTGCGGCCTGTGACGTGTACCGTCCGGCGGCTATTGACCAGTTGAGCGTTTTGGCTGAGCAGGTAGGCGTGGAGTTCTACGCGGAGCGCGAGTCCAAAGACCCGGTTTCCATTGCCCGCAACGCCGTGGAGCATGCCAAGAAAACCGGCAAAAAAGTAGTCATCATTGACACCGCCGGGCGTTTGGCCGTGGATGAGGCCATGATGAAGGAAATCTACGACATCAAGGAGGCCATCAAGCCAACCGAGACCTTGTTTGTGGTAGACTCCATGACCGGTCAGGATGCGGTGAACACCGCCAAGACGTTCAACGAGCGCATCAACTTTGACGGTGTTGTTTTGACCAAGTTGGACGGTGACTCCCGCGGTGGAGCGGCTCTTTCCATTAGAGCCGTAGTAGAGAAGCCTATTAAATTCATCTCTACCGGTGAGAAGATGGAGGCTCTTGACCTGTTCTACCCTGACCGTATGGCCCAGCGTATCTTGGGCATGGGTGACGTTATCTCCTTAGTAGAGCGTGCCCAGCAGACCTTTGACGAGGACGAAGCTAAGCGTATCAACAAGAACATCCGCAAGAACCAGTTCAATTTTGATGACTTCTTGTCGCAGTTGGAGCAAATCAAGCGGATGGGTGATATCAAAGACTTGGTGGGCATGATACCGGGCGTGAGCAAGATGATGAAGGACGTGGAGATTGACGAAAGCGCCTTCAAACCGATTGAGGCCATCATCAAGTCCATGACCAAGGAAGAGCGTCAGAACCCAGACATGATTTCGGGTAGCCGCCGTAACCGCATCGCGAAAGGTTCTGGTACCAACATTCAGCAGGTGAACAACCTGATGAAGCAGTTCAACGACATGCGCAAAATGATGAAGTCCATGAACAAAATGGCCGGCACCAAAGGCGGTCTTGCCAAACTGGGCAGCATGATGGGGCGCAGATAATTACTGATTGCCAATTGCTAATTGCTTGATATAAAAGAAGCCCGGACCTGTAGGTTCGGGCTTCTTCGTTTTTGGCCTTTTTTGGTGAAATAAGACCAAAAACGGAATGGTCCTGGTAAAAAGATTTATTCTGAGCGAAAGCTACGGGTTGCTATCTTCTGTTTGAGTAAACAAGCAATTGACAATCAACAATTAACAATCAATAATCCGTTCGGCCTTCGTGCTTCTCCCATTCCTGAAAGCCTTTCAGAGCTTCTTCGCGGAGGAATTGTTGCATGGGAATGGTACGGTGGTGGAGAGGCAGTTTTAGCTCCTCATAAATAAAGGCATCGTCAAACCCGATAGCGGCGGCGTCTGCCTTGGTGTTGCCGTAGAAAACGCGGTCGGGGCGGGCCCAGTAGATGGCGCCCAAGCACATGGGGCAAGGCTCGCAGCTGGTGTAGAGTTCACAACCGGTCAACTGAAAGGTTCCTAAGGCTTGACAGGCTTTTCTAATGGCGTCCACCTCGGCGTGGGCGGTAGGGTCATTGCTAGAGGTGACGTTGTTGTAGCCTCGGGCAATGACTTTTCCATCCTTGACAATGACGGCGCCAAAGGGACCGCCTTTGCCTTCCTTCATTTTCTCAATAGACAATTGAATGGCTTCGCGCATGAAGCCTGCTGCGGGCATGTTCTCTTCCTGGTTCATACAAAACCGTACGCAAGAAAAGGCCGCAGTGATGTCCCTGGCTTTAAATTAAGGCAGTAGGCTCTTCATCTGTCTTTTATGGTGATTGGCGTGTTCAATCAAAAAATCCAGCGTCTGACCCAGCGAGATGACGCCGGCGCGTGGATGCTTGAATATTTCTTTGTCCAGCAACTCAGCCGGGAAATCAGTTAAAAACTGCTGCAAGGTGTTCCTGGTGTCCTGCCAATTTTTCTCCACCTCCATAGGGTTTACCGTCTCGGGCATTTCGCCAATGACTTTGGGCACCTTTAACTTGGTAGGTAATATGAGAAACATGTTCAGGAGAAAAGAGCGCCAGCGGGTGTTAAAAGAAATAGGACGGCGTTTGCGGTCAGAGGCCATGTTATCTTTGATGGATTGGATGACCACCTGCTCTACCTTCCAGAGGTGGTAATACAACTGCGCCGCCGACCATTGGTCTTCTGCGGGTTTCTTTGCTTGCTGCGCTGGCGTGAGGGAATTGAGTTGGGAGGTGTAAGCTTGGCGTTGTTGTTCTAGGCGGTCAAACTTGGCCTGAAGTGCGGTTTGCATAGGAGTACCTGAATATTTGGCAAAAGGTACGTTTTTGGCCTGATTTCCGCAAAACAACCCAAAAACGGATTCTTCTCAATCTTAGGCGGCCTTCTTGGCTGCAAAGCCGGCTCTGGTCATTTCGCCCCAGCTTTTCTTACCGGTAATCAAGTCTTTATTGCCCAGAACGGCCCAGCGCACCGTCAATGGATGGTAGACAAACGGCTCTAGCAACGCCGTGCCCATGAGCTTGAAAATGTCCTTCCGGTCTGAGTATTGATAATAAGAAAGCTCGTCAAAGAGAATGGCCATGAAGGATACCATTACCGCAAACGTATACACGCTGCCCAATAACAACAGAAAGAATGGCCAGTTGAGCCACCCCATGATAGCCGCCAACAGCAGGTAAACTAAGCCGCCAGCTTCAATTAAAGGGGCCAGCCATTCAAAAAAGAACCAATATGGGTAACTTACCAAACCCAGAACGCCATATTTAGGGTTGAAGAACATTTTCTTGTGGTATAGAAGCGTTTCAATGGTGCCGCGGGTCCAGCGGTTGCGCTGGCGGCCCAGAATCTTAATAGAAGCCGGCGCTTCTGTCCAGCAAAGGGGATCAGGGATGAAGTGCACGTGGTATTTTAGCCTACGCTCCTTCATGTAGCGGCGCATGCGCACAATGAGTTCCATGTCCTCGCCTACGGTGTTGTGGTTATAGCCACCGGCGGCAATGGCTATCTCTTTGTCAAACAACCCGAAGGCCCCAGAAATGAGCAGCAATCCGTCAATGCGGCTCCAACCCATGCGGCCCAGCAAAAAGGCCCTAGTGTATTCCAATACCTGAATTCTGGCCAAGAAACTTTCGGGGGCGTGTACTTTTACTAAACGGCCGTCCTCAATCTCACAGCTGTTGGCAATTCTAATAACGCCGCCGGTGGCAATGGTAGGATGCTCTGTCTCAATAAAAGGCTTCACCATTTTAAGGATGGAGTTCTGGTCCAGCACGCAGTCCACGTCAATGCAAGTAATAAGCTTCTGGGTAGACACGTTGATGCCTACGTTGAGGGCATCGGCTTTGCCGCCGTTCACTTTGTCTACCACCACCAGCTTGCTGTAAGCATTGTTGGTTGATTTGTACACGCCTTTGATGGGTTTGGTGGACAGTCGTTCATTGACGGCAAACTCCACCTTCTCCAGTTCATAGACGTCAATCATTTTCTGGAGCGTGTCATCCTTGCTGCCGTCATTGACAATGATCACCTCAAAGTTGGCATAGTGCAGAGACAGGAGGGAGCGCACGTTGTCTACAATGGTCAGGCCTTCATTGTAGGCAGGGGCAATCAGGCTAACAGACGGGGCCAGCGGCGAAGTTAAAATGGCGCGGTACTCTGTAAAGCTGTTTTTGCGTTTGTAATAGACCATCTCCATACCTGACACTGCCGCCAGAAACAGGTAAGAGACGGCCAAGGTGATGGCGTATACCAAAATGCCATAGCTGAAAAAATCAGTAAAGAGCTCAAAAACGAAAGCCATGTTAGTTTCTGCTGTCTAAGGCGTGTTTAATGATTTGCTGAAGCTGCGCGTTTTGGATTTGTGGTTCCAGTACTTGGTAGCTTTCCAATTCCTGCAAGTCATGCAAAGCCTTGGCTGCCACCAATTGTAAATCATGATGCCCAGATAAAAGCTGCTGGGCAAAAAAATCATTGGGAGCGCCGCCCAAACTAGCCACCGCCGAGAGAATGGCCACTTGGTTGCCTTTGGTGTCTGTGGCAAACCTTTCCAGCAAAACAGGTACTGCTTGGGCAGCATCTAACAGCCGTATGGTTTCAATGGCCGTCAACCTAATGGCTTCTACCGGATGTCCCAACAAAGCCTCTATTGCCGGTAAGGCGTTTACCTGATTATAAATGCCAATCATCTTGGCACTGAACTCCACAACCTCTATGTTAGAAGAAAAGAGAAACTCACTAAAATCTGGAATATCTTCCCGGTCAAGCTTAGAAAGGGCGTTTTGCAAATTAAGTTGCTGCCATTTTGTAAAGGTCCTATGCAATTGATGCAGGAAAGACAAGCCTCTTTGCTTCTCTAACTTCACCAAGGCAATATGCGATTCCATCCTGACCAGGTCATTGGAGTGGTTAATGAGCGCTTTGATATAGGGGGCCGCCTCAAACACCAACATTTGGGCCAGCTCACAGATGCCCTGGGCTTTCAAGTTCCAACGTGGGTTATGAAGCAAGGCGAAGGAGTCCTTCTGCAAATTCAAGTAAATAAAGAGCAGACGAAGGTTCTCTGCGAACTGCCCCGTGAAGTTTTTGTTCAAATCCAGAATCTCATCGATGAGGATTTTTCTCTTAAAACCGCTTTTGAGGTAGTGCTTTTTAAAATGTTGCACAATCTTATCCTGGTCCCAATCAGAAGATGGCTTGTCTTCGTCAAAAAAGAGGACGTGCATCAATAACAGCTCATACCGCTTTCGTAAACGCTCGGCATTGGCCTGCACTGCTAACTTGTAAAAACGGCTGGCCAAAACCGCAATCAGCATGGCCACAGTGAGCACAAAAAAGACCGTGATTAAGATTATCAATATTTTGTGCCTCAGGCGAATATCCTCCCAGTGTTGGTAAGGGTTTACAGGGCTGATCTTTTCAATACCTGAGAGCAGTCTTTGCTTTTTTTCTGCTATGGTTGGGAATTGGAAGCGCGGTGAGTCTTCCGCAGTTGAGGATTTTACAGGATCAACCCCTTTGACTGCCGGCTTAATAACCGGAGAAATGCTCTCACTGCTTGGTTGAGCATATACGATCCCTACCTCTGGTGCCAAAGTACTAAGTTCAGTTTCAATTGACTCTGTAGGAGCAGGAGCAGTTGGCTCAACCTCTAACAAGAAGGTTTCTTCAGAAATCAATGCTGAGGAAGCCATCTGGGCAGAGAAATCCATAGACTGAAAAGAAAGCACAGGCTGCCCTTTTGTAGGTTGGGTAAGAACCAAGAGAAAAGGGAGAAGGAATCGCTTTTTAGACAGTAAAGTTTTAATCATTTATACGCTTTTGCAGTGTTGCTATCAGGGATTTTACTTGTTGTTTTTGGCCTGTTTTCTAAGAATTAGGCCAAAAATGGAGGGTTTTCCTATTTGGCCCGCAGCAAGATCTTCTTTACTCTCACTGACAGTTCATTTGGGCTGAAGGGTTTGGTAATGAAATCATCGGCGCCTAGTTCAAAGGCTTCTAAAACCGTTTTCTCTAAACCTACTGCAGATAGTATGATGATGGGCGAAGGGCGATTTAAGATGTTTTTGGAGTAGTTGATGATCTCTAAACCTGAGGCGAAGGGTAACATGATGTCTGTGAGGATGAGGTCAAATTGATTGGCCTCAATGGCTTCCAAGGCAGATTTGCCGTCTCTGGCTACTTCTAC contains the following coding sequences:
- a CDS encoding DinB family protein, which encodes MQTALQAKFDRLEQQRQAYTSQLNSLTPAQQAKKPAEDQWSAAQLYYHLWKVEQVVIQSIKDNMASDRKRRPISFNTRWRSFLLNMFLILPTKLKVPKVIGEMPETVNPMEVEKNWQDTRNTLQQFLTDFPAELLDKEIFKHPRAGVISLGQTLDFLIEHANHHKRQMKSLLP
- a CDS encoding nucleoside deaminase, with translation MNQEENMPAAGFMREAIQLSIEKMKEGKGGPFGAVIVKDGKVIARGYNNVTSSNDPTAHAEVDAIRKACQALGTFQLTGCELYTSCEPCPMCLGAIYWARPDRVFYGNTKADAAAIGFDDAFIYEELKLPLHHRTIPMQQFLREEALKGFQEWEKHEGRTDY
- a CDS encoding lipopolysaccharide biosynthesis protein: MDTIRKQGFLNSIISYAGMIIGYVNLVVLFPNLIPDDHELGLTRFLLSVAAIYAQFAALGFTNISAKYFPYFRDRDKKHNGFLFLMLLIPMAGFAVVTVLFLLMKPAVVDYFGKNSPLAVDYYYYIIPLSFFTLLFILLDAYLRSLYKTVVQSFLKDFLERVLMLAAVLCYAWGWVDFQWFLVLFIGANSAVTFVSIVYLLWLRQFFVRPNRNMFQVVPMREVVQYGLFSFLGNVSSSIISFIDTGMIAHYLGLDGVAYYTTGYFITSAIMVPSRSLNKIVYPQVADYFKASNMTGLKGLYRQMTRVNMVIGFLLFLGIWCNVDNIFAIMPKDFSQGKYVILFMGLSRLFDLATGINGMILLTSNKYRYDLYFNILMMVLVAYTNYLLIPEYGISGAAFASMVVFVIYNLFRVVLVAHFFKMQPFGWDSLLIVVISILAFGASWLLPQLPIVVLDIAVRSVLITAVYGGLLVLLKVSPEVNNGIRKTLVRFGFREWKWL
- a CDS encoding HEAT repeat domain-containing protein — translated: MIILITVFFVLTVAMLIAVLASRFYKLAVQANAERLRKRYELLLMHVLFFDEDKPSSDWDQDKIVQHFKKHYLKSGFKRKILIDEILDLNKNFTGQFAENLRLLFIYLNLQKDSFALLHNPRWNLKAQGICELAQMLVFEAAPYIKALINHSNDLVRMESHIALVKLEKQRGLSFLHQLHRTFTKWQQLNLQNALSKLDREDIPDFSEFLFSSNIEVVEFSAKMIGIYNQVNALPAIEALLGHPVEAIRLTAIETIRLLDAAQAVPVLLERFATDTKGNQVAILSAVASLGGAPNDFFAQQLLSGHHDLQLVAAKALHDLQELESYQVLEPQIQNAQLQQIIKHALDSRN
- a CDS encoding glycosyltransferase, translating into MAFVFELFTDFFSYGILVYAITLAVSYLFLAAVSGMEMVYYKRKNSFTEYRAILTSPLAPSVSLIAPAYNEGLTIVDNVRSLLSLHYANFEVIIVNDGSKDDTLQKMIDVYELEKVEFAVNERLSTKPIKGVYKSTNNAYSKLVVVDKVNGGKADALNVGINVSTQKLITCIDVDCVLDQNSILKMVKPFIETEHPTIATGGVIRIANSCEIEDGRLVKVHAPESFLARIQVLEYTRAFLLGRMGWSRIDGLLLISGAFGLFDKEIAIAAGGYNHNTVGEDMELIVRMRRYMKERRLKYHVHFIPDPLCWTEAPASIKILGRQRNRWTRGTIETLLYHKKMFFNPKYGVLGLVSYPYWFFFEWLAPLIEAGGLVYLLLAAIMGWLNWPFFLLLLGSVYTFAVMVSFMAILFDELSYYQYSDRKDIFKLMGTALLEPFVYHPLTVRWAVLGNKDLITGKKSWGEMTRAGFAAKKAA
- the ffh gene encoding signal recognition particle protein: MFENLSTKLDRAFKTLKGQGSITEINVAQTIKEVRRALVDADVNYKVAKTVTDKIKDEAMGRDVLIAVSPGQLMVKIVHEELTELMGGEKKDINITGSPAIILIAGLQGSGKTTFTGKLSNFLKKQGKGVLVAACDVYRPAAIDQLSVLAEQVGVEFYAERESKDPVSIARNAVEHAKKTGKKVVIIDTAGRLAVDEAMMKEIYDIKEAIKPTETLFVVDSMTGQDAVNTAKTFNERINFDGVVLTKLDGDSRGGAALSIRAVVEKPIKFISTGEKMEALDLFYPDRMAQRILGMGDVISLVERAQQTFDEDEAKRINKNIRKNQFNFDDFLSQLEQIKRMGDIKDLVGMIPGVSKMMKDVEIDESAFKPIEAIIKSMTKEERQNPDMISGSRRNRIAKGSGTNIQQVNNLMKQFNDMRKMMKSMNKMAGTKGGLAKLGSMMGRR
- a CDS encoding response regulator transcription factor, whose product is MAKILVIEDEQMMLKALEFRLKKDGHQVEVARDGKSALEAIEANQFDLILTDIMLPFASGLEIINYSKNILNRPSPIIILSAVGLEKTVLEAFELGADDFITKPFSPNELSVRVKKILLRAK
- a CDS encoding polysaccharide deacetylase family protein, yielding MNILFEYVLFHFRKLYHLPATLEISYGHDGQSRIQITQTTSTFFERQQAQPVQVVWKEWRGTKLPLFFDEAIDQPWFFQNTQGQVIVPYDVIASAFYLLSGWQEYYGKDRDQFGRFPFKASLQARHRFITKPLVNYYFGVLREALEVAYGQKIEPKLWDGKPFATCLTHDVDYCQTAWKVAGKPALQKGNIKLFLQLYLKHLKGQDAWFNLPQVEKELLALNAKGTFFFLPEKSPYQGHPNADYDIASPKIQNEIKRLKSAGHEIALHGSHGSSHKARQLKQEREKIGQSVQGNRFHYLRFDPVKSLEVLEETNIHYDSSLGFPERFGFRNSYCHPFRLFDFKKRQMSGVWELPLNLMDITLNHPNYLQLKPEEVMPALTPMLQEIEKFHGVFTLLWHNENFTPYALPQGLELFREITQYVQKRGSQFLTAQQAVTLHS
- a CDS encoding glycosyltransferase family 4 protein, with translation MESADKTAAQNVLFMTYYWPPSGGAGVQRCLKFVKHLPEFGITPTVITVDEKQASYPILDHSLEGEIPASVQVIKTATREPFEFYKKITGKKDIPFGGFANTGRENWKQKLFKFLRGNLFIPDPRIGWNRFALDAATKVMKRKDIKAVVTSSPPHSTQLIGLKLKQKHGLRWIADMRDPWTDIYYYQDLNHTALAQKLDAKYEREVLENADEVIVVSDDMKRLFLKKSAALNPNKIHVIPNGYDEADFVHPSTPSSEEFIITYTGTLTEAYNVEGFFQALCDTVTRNPFIRYKLRFVGKVSEGIKKQIEGASLPLITEYIDFVPHDESIKYLMSSTVLLMAIPDVPNNFGILTGKLFEYLAANKPIICIGPIHGDADRIIDECGAGRVFHYSGYELMTDHLMQMSKTWKINPNLDLPFINYTQYSRRALTEKLSRLLVS